The genomic segment GAGCCCGCTTCCGGGATTCCCTGGAGACTCCGACGCTGATCGAGCCGGGGAAGGTCTACGAGTACGACATCAGCTTGTGGGAAACCAGCTACGTCTTCAAGGCGGGGCATCGGATCCGTCTGGAAATTTCCAGCAGCAATTTCCCCCGGTTTGCCCGCAATCAGAACATCGGCGAGCCGCTGGGGACCAGCGACGAGATCGTCGTGGCCAGACAGACCGTCTACCACAACGCCCGGCACCCCTCCCACCTGGTGCTCCCCGTGATTCCGGCAGGGAGCGGGGATTGACCATCGAGGAAATCGAATGACACAGCCTTGCGACCGGGGCTCAAACGAACCGCTCGCCCCTTTTCATGAGGTCCGCATCGGCCGCGACCATCCTGAGGACATCCGAAGCTCCTTTGAGGAGAACGGCTACCTCCTTTTCAAGGGCGCCCTGAATCCGGAGACCGTACTCCGAGCGAGATCGGATATCGCCGGCGTCCTGCAGCGGCAGGGCGTCATGGAGGAGGACTCGGCCGAACCGCGGGCGACGCCCGGCGCCAGCGCCGTCGAGGTCGACATGGGGCCTCTCTACCGGCTGAGATCTCCCTGGGAGCTGATGGCTTCTCCGGAACTGCAGGAGGCCGTGGATATCGCTTTTGGAGAGAAGGTGCGGGTCGGACGGTCCATCGGATTCCGCTATTCCATGCCCACCGATGCGCCCTATCTGACGCCACCCCATCAGGACCACTTCTACATCCGCGAGACCGACGAGTTCCGCATGATCTGGGTTCCCCTCATGGATATGGAGATCGCCAACGGAGGACTGGCCATCGCGTCCGGTTCCCACAAGCACGGCCTCCAGGAGCATGTCGAATTCGACGGGGTGTACTCATACTTCTTCAAGGGGCGGACGCAGAAGGGAGTGCGAATGGAAGACACGCACGGCGTTTGGACCTCCTCGCCGTTCGAGGTGGGCGATCTCCTCATGTTCCACTGTTGCGCCGTCCATCGCTCGCTTCCCAACGTCAGCGGTCTGGTCAGGCTCTCGCTCAACACCATCACCTATCCGGCGCGCAGGCCGACGATGTGGCAGGCCGAGCGAACGGGTCCGGAACTGGAGGTCTTCCGGGCGGAAGTGGAGCGGATCTGCATAGCCCAGGGCATCGTCGGCGACCGGTTCGAAGAGATCCAGATCATGGCGTTCAGGCAGGGCGATGATCCGAGTCCGGAACTCATCGCAAAGTTGGCGGCTCAATTGGAGCGGCGGGTTCCAGCCGCCGGCCTCCCCACGCCGGAGGGCGCGGCCGGCTAACGAACGGCGTTGCCCTCGGAATCGACCACTCGAACCGGCATGGACCGACCTGAGGGCAGCGTGAGGTTCACGACCACGGCTCTTGTGGTCACGGCATCGCTCGCTCGTTCCGTAGAGGAACGGCCCCGGGCCACTGCATGGATCACCAGAAGCCCCTCGGAATCGCGCGTGAATCGGAACCGCCTGTCTTCCTCCACCTCATACGTGGTGAAACTCAAATGGGGCATCCCCTGAACCACCAGGATCTTTCCGCCGGGTGGAACTGAGTTGACGTGCTGAAGCGTGCCCACGATCTCCACCGGGACCGCCACCGCGGCGACAAGCAGAGCACCCAGAGCCAGGAATACGATAACCGTAAGAGAGACGCTGATGTCTTGCATGGATTTTCCTACTGTCTTCGCCCCCGTGGTCATTCACCCGCATCATCTCTCTCCTGACGCCTTGGGCCCTCCCCCTCTACCCAGTACAACGCCTGAAATCGGAATCGGTCACAATCTTTTTTCCCATCGGGCGAAAAGGCCCCCGATGGGGATCTTCGAAGTGACGGGAAAGGGGCGCTTATCTGAGGCTATCCCTTAGTCGTGGAGCTTCCGGGTGGGGCAGGTTCAAGGTGGGCATCGATGCGCCGCTGGAGCAGCTTGGTGGCCCGATGCAATCGAGTCGAGACATCCGAGCGGGAGACATGAAGCAGGTCTGCCGTCTGCCGCGTGGAGAATCCTTCATAGACACGCAATTCGATCACTTGGCGGTAGATGTCCGGGAGCAGCGACACCATTTCCCTCAGCAGGACCAACATCTGCTTCTCTTGGGCCAGATCCTCAGGCGTCCGGCCCGGAGCTTCGGTTTCGAAGAAGGGAACCTCTCTCCGACGCCGCCGCCGAATATCCTTGGCCGTGTTGGCGACAATCCGGCTCACCCAGGGGCAGGCCTTGGGACCGTTGAAGTAGGCATGGTTGATGGATTGGAGGATCTTGATCCAACTGGTCTGGAGCGCGTCTTCGGCGAGACTGTCGTCTCTGGCAATTCTCCGGGCCAGCGGGAAGAAGCGCTGAGAACAGCAGACGATCCACTCTTCCAGGTTGCCCTCCAGGAGGGCGCAGTCCGTGACTTCCGGCTTGAGCGCCGGGTTGGGAAGGACGTTCAGGCTTGGGGTCACTTTTCCCATGGAGTCTATCCCCGATGTTACCAAGCATGCCTGGTAACAGGTATCCCTGCAGGCCTTTTCCCGCCGGCACGGAAAGAACAGGGGCAAGGAGGAAGGGCGTGCCGGCTTTCAGGGGCCGATTCTGCTGCCTGTTCGTTGCCTGTGCAGCACGCCGAACATT from the Acidobacteriota bacterium genome contains:
- a CDS encoding phytanoyl-CoA dioxygenase family protein; this encodes MTQPCDRGSNEPLAPFHEVRIGRDHPEDIRSSFEENGYLLFKGALNPETVLRARSDIAGVLQRQGVMEEDSAEPRATPGASAVEVDMGPLYRLRSPWELMASPELQEAVDIAFGEKVRVGRSIGFRYSMPTDAPYLTPPHQDHFYIRETDEFRMIWVPLMDMEIANGGLAIASGSHKHGLQEHVEFDGVYSYFFKGRTQKGVRMEDTHGVWTSSPFEVGDLLMFHCCAVHRSLPNVSGLVRLSLNTITYPARRPTMWQAERTGPELEVFRAEVERICIAQGIVGDRFEEIQIMAFRQGDDPSPELIAKLAAQLERRVPAAGLPTPEGAAG
- a CDS encoding sigma-70 family RNA polymerase sigma factor, with protein sequence MGKVTPSLNVLPNPALKPEVTDCALLEGNLEEWIVCCSQRFFPLARRIARDDSLAEDALQTSWIKILQSINHAYFNGPKACPWVSRIVANTAKDIRRRRRREVPFFETEAPGRTPEDLAQEKQMLVLLREMVSLLPDIYRQVIELRVYEGFSTRQTADLLHVSRSDVSTRLHRATKLLQRRIDAHLEPAPPGSSTTKG